A genomic window from Streptomyces mirabilis includes:
- a CDS encoding ABC transporter substrate-binding protein translates to MARHWRAGAAGLAVLGLTLTACGGAKVGDSSSGSNNAGSSGKCGTFNLAVNPWVGYEADAAVVAYVAQHNLGCTVTKKNLKEEIAWQGFGTGEVDAVLENWGHADLTKKYISGQKTAVDAGQTGNKGIIGWYVPPWLAKAHPDILEWKNLNKYASKFKTSESGGKGQLLDGDPSYVTNDAALVKNLKLDFKVVYAGSETALIQAFRTAEKNKQWVIGYFYEPQWFLSEVPLKKVSLPTYTTGCDADAAKIACDYPVYNLNKIVSAKFAKSGSPAYNLVKNFNWTNDDQNTVAKYIAQDKMTDEAAAKKWVDANKDKVDAWLK, encoded by the coding sequence ATGGCAAGACACTGGCGAGCCGGCGCGGCCGGCCTGGCCGTCCTCGGCCTCACCCTCACCGCGTGCGGAGGGGCGAAGGTCGGCGACTCCTCCTCGGGCTCGAACAACGCGGGCAGCTCCGGCAAGTGCGGCACGTTCAACCTCGCGGTCAACCCGTGGGTGGGCTACGAGGCCGACGCGGCGGTCGTCGCGTACGTCGCTCAGCACAACCTCGGCTGTACGGTCACCAAGAAGAACCTGAAGGAAGAGATCGCCTGGCAGGGCTTCGGCACCGGCGAGGTCGACGCCGTCCTGGAGAACTGGGGCCACGCCGACCTGACGAAGAAGTACATCAGCGGCCAGAAGACCGCCGTCGACGCCGGCCAGACCGGCAACAAAGGCATCATCGGCTGGTACGTGCCGCCGTGGCTGGCCAAGGCGCACCCCGACATCCTCGAATGGAAGAACCTCAACAAGTACGCGTCGAAGTTCAAGACGTCGGAGTCGGGCGGCAAGGGCCAGCTCCTGGACGGCGACCCGTCATATGTCACGAACGACGCGGCGCTGGTGAAGAACCTGAAGCTGGACTTCAAGGTGGTGTACGCGGGCAGCGAGACCGCGCTCATCCAGGCCTTCCGCACCGCCGAGAAGAACAAGCAGTGGGTGATCGGCTACTTCTACGAGCCGCAGTGGTTCCTGTCCGAGGTCCCGCTGAAGAAGGTCTCGCTGCCCACGTACACGACGGGCTGTGACGCCGATGCGGCGAAGATCGCCTGCGACTATCCCGTGTACAACCTCAACAAGATCGTCAGCGCCAAGTTCGCCAAGTCGGGCAGCCCCGCCTACAACCTGGTGAAGAACTTCAACTGGACGAACGACGACCAGAACACCGTCGCCAAGTACATCGCCCAGGACAAGATGACCGACGAGGCGGCGGCGAAGAAGTGGGTCGACGCCAACAAGGACAAGGTGGACGCCTGGCTCAAGTAG
- a CDS encoding bifunctional methylenetetrahydrofolate dehydrogenase/methenyltetrahydrofolate cyclohydrolase, whose protein sequence is MTAQLLDGKATAAAVRRELAERVAKLTATGARPPGLGTVLVGDDPGSRAYVGGKHRDCAQIGVASIRRELPADATQAQVEAVIDELNADPACTGYIVQLPLPRHLDAGAVLERMDPAKDADGLHPVSLGRLTLGVEAPLPCTPRGIVELLRRYDVPITGARVCVIGRGITVGRPLGLLLTRRSENATVTLCHTGTKGLAWHVREADIVIAAAGSPELITKDMLRPGAAVLDVGITRTDHGLVGDVHPDAASVAGWLAPMPGGVGPMTRAMLLANVVEAAERNANAV, encoded by the coding sequence GTGACCGCTCAGTTGCTGGACGGCAAGGCGACCGCCGCCGCGGTCCGCCGCGAACTCGCCGAACGCGTGGCCAAGTTGACCGCCACGGGCGCCCGTCCGCCGGGGCTCGGCACAGTCCTGGTCGGCGACGACCCCGGCAGCCGCGCCTACGTCGGCGGCAAGCACCGGGACTGCGCGCAGATCGGCGTCGCCTCCATCCGCCGTGAACTGCCCGCCGACGCCACGCAGGCGCAGGTCGAGGCCGTCATCGACGAGCTCAACGCCGACCCGGCCTGCACCGGCTACATCGTCCAACTCCCGCTCCCGCGCCACCTGGACGCAGGCGCCGTCCTGGAACGCATGGACCCGGCCAAGGACGCCGACGGCCTGCACCCCGTCAGCCTCGGCCGGCTCACCCTCGGCGTCGAAGCCCCGCTGCCCTGCACCCCGCGCGGCATCGTCGAACTGCTCCGCCGGTACGACGTGCCGATCACCGGAGCACGGGTGTGTGTGATCGGCCGGGGCATCACGGTCGGACGGCCCCTCGGACTGCTCCTCACCCGCAGGTCCGAGAACGCCACCGTGACCCTGTGCCACACCGGTACCAAGGGCCTGGCCTGGCACGTACGCGAGGCGGACATCGTCATCGCGGCCGCCGGCTCGCCCGAGTTGATCACCAAGGACATGCTGCGCCCCGGCGCCGCGGTCCTGGACGTCGGCATCACCCGTACCGACCACGGGCTGGTCGGCGACGTACACCCGGACGCGGCCTCGGTCGCCGGGTGGCTCGCGCCGATGCCCGGGGGCGTAGGACCCATGACGCGGGCCATGCTGCTCGCCAACGTCGTCGAGGCCGCCGAGAGGAACGCGAACGCCGTATGA
- a CDS encoding sarcosine oxidase subunit gamma, translating into MADTAPTAPPRSPLSQVADRLAAVTRTSGGAIRLAELPFLAQINVRLDAKGAAADAVGLALGLQLPLEPNTVVRAGELTVLWLGPDEWLLVGTPDSERDLESRIREAAGDEPVSVTDVSAQRTTLLVTGPRAHDLLAHGCALDLHPRAFGSGRCAQTTLGRTQVVLVSRDEPRAGFWVLVRSSFAGYLVDWLLDAATEYV; encoded by the coding sequence ATGGCTGACACCGCCCCGACCGCCCCGCCCCGCAGCCCCTTGTCTCAGGTCGCGGACCGCCTGGCCGCCGTGACCCGCACGTCAGGGGGTGCGATCCGGCTGGCCGAACTGCCCTTCCTGGCCCAGATCAACGTGCGCCTCGACGCCAAGGGCGCGGCGGCGGACGCCGTCGGGCTCGCGCTGGGCCTGCAACTGCCCCTCGAACCCAACACCGTCGTACGCGCCGGGGAATTGACCGTGCTGTGGCTCGGCCCGGACGAATGGCTGCTGGTCGGCACGCCCGACAGCGAACGGGACCTGGAGAGCCGGATCCGGGAGGCAGCGGGAGACGAGCCCGTCTCCGTCACGGACGTCTCCGCCCAGCGCACCACGCTCCTCGTGACGGGTCCCCGCGCCCACGACCTGCTGGCGCACGGCTGCGCGCTGGATCTGCATCCGAGGGCCTTCGGCTCCGGCCGCTGCGCCCAGACGACACTGGGCCGCACGCAGGTGGTCCTGGTCTCCCGGGACGAACCCAGGGCCGGGTTCTGGGTACTGGTCCGTTCGTCCTTCGCCGGCTATCTGGTGGACTGGTTGCTGGACGCGGCGACGGAGTACGTCTGA
- a CDS encoding sarcosine oxidase subunit beta family protein, translating into MSPRTPGADLPDHPDFLWRTPEPKRSYDVVIVGGGGHGLATAHYLAKNHGITNVAVLEKGWLAGGNMARNTTIIRSNYLWDESAGIYEHALKLWEGLGEELDYPILFSQRGVLNLAHSLQDVRDSVRRVEANRLNGVDAEWLDADGVKEVCPIVNISPDVRYPVLGATFQPRAGIAKHDYVAWGLARSADAAGIDLIQNCEVTGLDMVGNRVVGVQTNLGPIAAGKVALCSAGHTSVLAAMAGIELPVQSHPLQALVSELLEPVHPTVVMSNAVHVYVSQAHKGELVMGAGIDSYNSYTQRGAFHIIEEQMSAALELFPVFARAHVLRTWGGIVDVSPDASPIIGLSPVDNLYLNCGWGTGGFKATPGVGWVYAHTIAHDTPHALNAPFSLDRFTTGALVDEHGAAAVAH; encoded by the coding sequence ATGAGCCCCCGTACCCCAGGCGCCGACCTCCCGGACCACCCGGATTTCCTCTGGCGCACGCCCGAGCCGAAGCGTTCGTACGACGTGGTGATCGTGGGCGGCGGCGGCCACGGCCTCGCCACCGCCCACTACCTGGCGAAGAACCACGGCATCACCAATGTCGCCGTGCTGGAGAAGGGCTGGCTGGCGGGCGGCAACATGGCCCGCAACACCACCATCATCCGCTCCAACTACCTGTGGGACGAGAGCGCCGGCATCTACGAGCACGCGCTCAAGCTGTGGGAGGGACTCGGAGAGGAGCTCGACTACCCGATCCTCTTCTCCCAGCGTGGTGTGCTGAACCTCGCCCACAGCCTCCAGGACGTCCGCGACAGCGTGCGCCGCGTCGAGGCGAACCGCCTCAACGGCGTGGACGCGGAGTGGCTCGACGCGGACGGCGTCAAGGAAGTCTGCCCGATCGTCAACATCTCGCCGGACGTGCGCTATCCGGTCCTGGGCGCCACCTTCCAGCCGCGCGCCGGCATCGCCAAGCACGACTACGTGGCGTGGGGCCTGGCCCGCTCGGCGGACGCCGCCGGCATCGACCTCATCCAGAACTGCGAGGTCACCGGCCTGGACATGGTCGGCAACCGCGTGGTCGGAGTCCAGACCAACCTCGGCCCCATCGCGGCGGGCAAGGTGGCACTCTGCTCGGCGGGCCACACCTCGGTCCTGGCCGCCATGGCCGGCATCGAACTCCCCGTCCAGAGCCATCCGTTGCAGGCGCTCGTGTCGGAGCTGCTGGAGCCGGTGCACCCGACGGTCGTCATGTCCAACGCGGTCCACGTGTACGTCAGCCAGGCGCACAAGGGCGAGCTGGTGATGGGCGCGGGCATCGACTCGTACAACTCCTACACCCAGCGCGGTGCCTTCCACATCATCGAAGAACAGATGTCCGCGGCCCTGGAGCTCTTCCCGGTCTTCGCCCGCGCCCATGTGCTGCGCACCTGGGGCGGCATCGTGGACGTCAGCCCCGACGCCTCGCCGATCATCGGACTCAGCCCCGTCGACAATCTCTACCTCAACTGCGGCTGGGGCACGGGTGGCTTCAAGGCCACGCCGGGCGTGGGCTGGGTCTACGCCCACACCATCGCCCACGACACCCCGCACGCCCTCAACGCCCCCTTCTCGCTCGACCGTTTCACCACCGGCGCGCTCGTCGACGAGCACGGCGCTGCCGCGGTGGCCCACTAG
- a CDS encoding FAD-dependent oxidoreductase — translation MAGPRVVIIGAGVVGAALADEISARGWTEVTVVDQGPLPATGGSSSHAPGLVFQTNSSKTMTELARYTVEKFCSLDVDGKPCFLQVGGLEVATTPERVAELHRRHGWITAWGIEARLLSPEECVEQHPLVNPDKVLGGLLVPTDGLAKAVLAVEAQIRRATERGVRFLARHEVLDVQQSEGRVTGVLTDQGEIPADVVVCCAGIWGPKIARMVGMNLPLTPLGHQLAWTGPVPALAGQTEEAVRPILRHQDADLYYRDRFDGIGIGYYGHRPMPISADDILSVDEADEMPSVLKFTEDDFEEAWTETQSLLPATREAKVEEGINGLFSFTTDGQPLLGESPDVKGFWVAEAVWVTHSAGVGRAMAEWLVDGYCSSFDLHECDVNRFEPHQLAPEYVLARDCQNFVEVYDILHPLQPSGAPRPIRASPFHARQQELGAFFLEANGWERPQWYEANASLLEGRSIPTPNDWAARYWSPIVGAEAQATRETVAMYDMTALKRLEVGGPGAAAFLESLSTGKIDKSVGSVTYTLLLDEDGGIRSDVTVARLARDLFQVGANGNLDLDWFTRHLPTDGTVQVRDITPGTCCIGLWGPLARKVLQPLADADFSNDGLKYFRAQRAHIGSVPVTAMRLSYVGELGWELYTTADLGQKLWDTLWQAAKPLGGVIAGRGAFNSLRLEKGYRSFGTDMTYEHDPYEAGVGFAVKLDKGDFIGKAALERRKTDVRRKLTCLTIDDPQSVVMGKEPVYDGERAVGYVTSAAYGYTIGKGIAYAWLPAELATPGTTVHIGYFDRRVEAVVAEEPLFDPTMSRLRG, via the coding sequence ATGGCGGGACCCCGAGTGGTGATCATCGGAGCAGGCGTCGTGGGAGCGGCCCTCGCTGACGAGATCTCCGCGCGCGGCTGGACCGAAGTGACCGTGGTCGACCAGGGCCCGCTGCCGGCCACCGGGGGATCGTCGTCGCACGCCCCGGGCCTGGTCTTCCAGACGAACTCCTCCAAGACCATGACCGAGTTGGCCCGCTACACGGTCGAGAAGTTCTGTTCCCTCGACGTCGACGGCAAGCCCTGCTTCCTGCAGGTCGGCGGCCTCGAAGTGGCGACCACTCCCGAGCGCGTCGCCGAACTGCACCGCCGCCACGGCTGGATCACCGCCTGGGGCATCGAGGCCCGGCTGCTGAGCCCGGAGGAGTGCGTCGAGCAGCACCCGCTCGTCAACCCGGACAAGGTCCTCGGCGGCCTCCTCGTCCCGACCGACGGCCTCGCCAAGGCTGTCCTCGCCGTAGAGGCGCAGATCCGCCGGGCCACCGAGCGCGGCGTACGCTTCCTCGCCCGCCACGAGGTCCTCGACGTCCAGCAGAGCGAGGGCCGCGTCACCGGCGTCCTCACCGACCAGGGCGAGATCCCCGCCGACGTCGTCGTGTGCTGCGCCGGCATCTGGGGCCCGAAGATCGCCCGCATGGTCGGTATGAACCTCCCACTCACCCCGCTCGGCCACCAACTCGCCTGGACCGGCCCGGTACCGGCGCTCGCGGGCCAGACCGAGGAGGCGGTGCGCCCGATCCTGCGCCACCAGGACGCCGACCTCTACTACCGCGATCGCTTCGACGGCATCGGCATCGGCTACTACGGCCACCGCCCGATGCCCATCTCCGCCGACGACATCCTGTCCGTGGACGAGGCCGACGAGATGCCGTCGGTCCTGAAGTTCACCGAGGACGACTTCGAGGAGGCCTGGACCGAGACCCAGTCCCTGCTCCCCGCGACGCGCGAGGCCAAGGTCGAGGAGGGCATCAACGGCCTGTTCTCCTTCACCACCGACGGCCAGCCGCTCCTCGGTGAATCCCCGGACGTCAAGGGCTTCTGGGTCGCCGAGGCCGTCTGGGTCACCCACTCCGCCGGCGTCGGCCGGGCCATGGCCGAATGGCTGGTCGACGGATACTGCTCGTCCTTCGACCTGCACGAGTGCGACGTCAACCGCTTCGAACCGCACCAGCTCGCCCCCGAGTACGTCCTGGCCCGTGACTGCCAGAACTTCGTCGAGGTCTACGACATTCTCCACCCGCTCCAGCCGTCCGGGGCCCCGCGCCCGATCCGCGCGAGCCCCTTCCACGCCCGCCAGCAGGAGCTGGGCGCCTTCTTCCTGGAGGCGAACGGCTGGGAGCGCCCCCAGTGGTACGAGGCCAACGCAAGCCTGCTGGAAGGCCGTTCCATCCCGACCCCGAACGACTGGGCCGCGCGCTACTGGTCCCCGATCGTCGGCGCGGAGGCACAGGCCACCCGCGAGACCGTCGCGATGTACGACATGACGGCCCTCAAGCGCCTTGAGGTCGGCGGTCCCGGCGCCGCCGCCTTCCTGGAGAGCCTGTCCACCGGCAAGATCGACAAGTCCGTCGGCTCCGTCACGTACACCCTCCTGCTGGACGAGGACGGTGGTATCCGCAGTGACGTCACCGTTGCCCGGCTGGCCCGCGACCTCTTCCAGGTCGGCGCCAACGGCAACCTGGACCTCGACTGGTTCACGCGCCACCTCCCCACCGACGGCACGGTGCAGGTCCGTGACATCACCCCGGGCACCTGCTGCATCGGCCTGTGGGGCCCGCTCGCCCGCAAGGTCCTGCAGCCTCTCGCCGACGCGGACTTCTCGAACGACGGCCTGAAGTACTTCCGCGCCCAGCGCGCCCACATCGGCTCCGTTCCCGTCACCGCGATGCGCCTCTCGTACGTCGGTGAGCTCGGCTGGGAGCTGTACACCACGGCCGACCTGGGCCAGAAACTGTGGGACACCCTGTGGCAGGCGGCCAAGCCGCTGGGCGGCGTCATCGCCGGCCGCGGTGCCTTCAACAGCCTCCGCCTGGAGAAGGGCTACCGCTCCTTCGGCACCGACATGACCTACGAGCACGACCCCTACGAGGCCGGCGTCGGCTTCGCCGTCAAGCTCGACAAGGGCGACTTCATCGGCAAGGCGGCCCTTGAGCGCCGTAAGACCGACGTACGACGCAAGCTGACCTGCCTCACCATCGACGACCCGCAGTCCGTCGTCATGGGCAAGGAGCCGGTGTACGACGGCGAGCGCGCCGTCGGCTACGTCACCAGCGCCGCCTACGGCTACACGATCGGCAAGGGCATCGCCTACGCCTGGCTCCCGGCGGAACTCGCCACCCCCGGCACCACCGTGCACATCGGATACTTCGACCGGCGCGTCGAGGCGGTCGTCGCCGAGGAGCCCCTGTTCGACCCGACCATGTCCCGCCTCCGTGGATAG
- a CDS encoding sarcosine oxidase subunit alpha family protein, translating into MLLIPCPWCGPRDEAEFHYGGQAHVPYPDDPSALTDQEWARYLFFRDNPKGPFAERWSHAAGCRKWFNAVRDTATNEILAVYRAGEERPATLEPRPVHSACPGVPPLGEFEDKAPSGPTGAQEAKPLQDGTRRGGGGAATISGSAAGQPFRHPTRGRIHRGTPLTFTFDGTEYQGHRGDTLASALLANGVIEAGTSIKLGRPRGIFSAGVEEPNAVVQIEAPFPEPMLPATTVELYDGLVASSLSGQGRLATEPDPARYDAVHAHCDLLVVGAGPAGLAAAAAAARSGARVILADDQPELGGSLLGTAEHLDWVADVTGQLDTAPEVRVLRRTTVFGYYDDNHLLAVERRTNHLGADAPEHVSRERVWRIRARRVVLATGAHERSLAFADNDRPGVMLAASARTYVNRHGVLPGRHAVVLTTNDSAYPAALDLTAAGVDIVAIVDTRPTPGEWAQRARQAGIEVVAGHAVTGTEGDARLTAVTVAPYGESVGQREFTADLLLVSGGWNPVAHLFSQSGGKLRYDEALGSFVPDTCRQAVEVVGSASGVLDPAEVLAQGAAAGARAIEAEGYTPQAPRLPAVADRPRQTPAMHVYVVPGASDAPRFVDLQRDVTIDDLARAAGAGLRSVEHTKRYTTAGTANDQGKTSGVLASGVVAELLGVDISALGTTTFRPPYTPVSFAALAGRDRGALSDPVRTTAIHEWHVAHGALFENVGQWKRPWYYPQDGEDMAAAVLRECAAARDGVAFMDASTLGKIDVQGPDAGVFLDRLYTNMMSTLKVGMIRYGVMCRPDGMVFDDGTVIRLAQDRFLVTTTTGNAAVVLDWMEEWLQTEWPELRVHCTSVTEQWATVALVGPRSRDVLGALAPQLAVANDDFPFMAWRETTVAGIEARVCRISFSGELAYEVNVSPWEALTLWQALHEAGSPYGITPYGTETMHVLRAEKGYPIIGQDTDGTVTPQDLGMNWVVSKKKPDFIGKRSYARADSVRADRKHLVGLLPEDPGTFLPEGTHLVADSELPAPPVPMLGHVTSSYRSAALGRTFALALIKGGRDRIGERLYAPVGDRLVPVTVASPVLYDPEGARRDG; encoded by the coding sequence ATGCTGCTCATCCCCTGCCCGTGGTGCGGGCCCCGCGACGAGGCCGAGTTCCACTACGGCGGCCAGGCCCACGTGCCCTACCCCGACGACCCGTCGGCCCTCACCGACCAGGAGTGGGCCCGCTATCTGTTCTTCCGCGACAACCCGAAGGGCCCCTTCGCCGAGCGCTGGAGCCACGCGGCGGGCTGCCGCAAGTGGTTCAACGCGGTACGGGACACGGCGACGAACGAGATCCTGGCGGTGTACCGGGCGGGTGAGGAACGCCCGGCGACGCTTGAGCCCCGCCCGGTGCACTCAGCCTGTCCGGGGGTACCCCCTCTGGGGGAGTTTGAGGACAAGGCCCCTTCAGGGCCGACGGGGGCGCAGGAGGCGAAGCCCCTTCAGGACGGGACGAGGAGGGGCGGAGGGGGCGCTGCAACCATCAGCGGCTCCGCCGCAGGCCAGCCGTTCCGCCACCCCACCCGCGGCCGAATCCACCGCGGCACCCCCCTCACCTTCACCTTCGACGGCACCGAGTACCAGGGCCACCGAGGCGACACCCTCGCCTCCGCCCTCCTCGCCAACGGTGTCATCGAGGCCGGCACCAGCATCAAGCTCGGCCGCCCCCGAGGCATCTTCTCGGCCGGTGTGGAGGAGCCCAACGCGGTCGTCCAGATCGAGGCGCCCTTCCCCGAGCCGATGCTCCCCGCGACCACCGTCGAGCTCTACGACGGCCTGGTCGCGAGCAGCCTCTCCGGCCAGGGACGCCTCGCCACCGAACCGGACCCCGCCCGCTACGACGCCGTACACGCCCACTGCGACCTGCTGGTCGTCGGCGCGGGACCGGCCGGCCTCGCCGCGGCGGCCGCCGCCGCCCGCAGCGGAGCCCGTGTCATCCTCGCCGACGACCAACCGGAACTGGGCGGCAGCCTCCTGGGCACGGCCGAACACCTCGACTGGGTGGCGGACGTCACCGGGCAGCTCGACACCGCCCCCGAGGTGCGCGTCCTGCGCCGTACCACCGTCTTCGGCTACTACGACGACAACCACCTCCTCGCCGTCGAACGCCGTACCAACCACCTCGGTGCCGACGCCCCCGAGCACGTCTCCCGCGAGCGCGTCTGGCGCATCCGCGCGCGTCGCGTCGTCCTGGCCACCGGCGCCCACGAGCGCTCGCTGGCGTTCGCGGACAACGACCGCCCCGGCGTCATGCTCGCCGCCTCGGCCCGCACCTACGTCAACCGCCACGGTGTGCTGCCCGGCCGCCACGCGGTCGTCCTCACCACCAACGACAGCGCCTACCCGGCAGCGCTGGACCTCACCGCGGCGGGCGTGGACATCGTGGCGATCGTCGACACCCGCCCCACACCGGGAGAGTGGGCGCAGCGCGCTCGGCAGGCGGGTATCGAGGTGGTGGCCGGGCACGCCGTCACCGGTACGGAGGGCGACGCGCGGCTCACCGCGGTGACCGTCGCCCCGTACGGAGAGTCCGTGGGACAGCGGGAGTTCACGGCCGACCTGCTGTTGGTCTCCGGCGGCTGGAACCCGGTGGCTCACCTGTTCAGCCAGTCGGGCGGCAAGCTGCGTTACGACGAGGCACTGGGCTCCTTCGTGCCGGACACCTGCCGACAGGCGGTCGAGGTCGTGGGCAGTGCGAGCGGTGTCCTGGATCCGGCCGAGGTCCTGGCCCAGGGCGCCGCCGCCGGTGCCCGCGCGATCGAGGCCGAGGGCTACACCCCGCAGGCGCCCCGCCTGCCGGCGGTGGCCGATCGGCCGCGGCAGACGCCGGCGATGCACGTGTACGTCGTCCCCGGCGCTTCGGACGCCCCCCGCTTCGTCGACCTCCAACGCGACGTCACCATCGACGACCTGGCCCGGGCGGCCGGCGCCGGTCTGCGCTCGGTCGAGCACACCAAGCGCTACACGACGGCGGGCACCGCCAACGACCAGGGCAAGACCTCCGGGGTCCTGGCCAGCGGCGTCGTCGCCGAACTGCTCGGCGTGGACATCTCCGCGCTCGGCACGACCACGTTCCGGCCGCCGTACACGCCAGTCTCCTTCGCGGCGCTCGCCGGCCGCGACCGCGGCGCCCTGAGCGACCCGGTCCGCACGACCGCCATCCACGAGTGGCATGTCGCGCACGGCGCCCTCTTCGAGAACGTCGGCCAGTGGAAGCGCCCCTGGTACTACCCGCAGGACGGCGAGGACATGGCAGCCGCGGTCCTGCGCGAGTGTGCCGCCGCCCGCGACGGGGTGGCCTTCATGGACGCCTCCACCCTCGGCAAGATCGACGTACAGGGCCCGGACGCGGGCGTCTTCCTCGACCGGCTCTACACCAACATGATGAGCACGCTGAAGGTCGGCATGATCCGCTACGGCGTGATGTGCCGCCCGGACGGCATGGTCTTCGACGACGGCACCGTCATCCGCCTCGCCCAGGACCGCTTCCTGGTCACCACCACGACCGGCAACGCGGCCGTCGTACTGGACTGGATGGAGGAATGGCTGCAGACCGAGTGGCCCGAACTGAGGGTCCACTGCACGTCCGTGACCGAACAGTGGGCCACCGTCGCCCTCGTCGGCCCCCGCTCCCGTGACGTTCTCGGCGCGCTGGCACCCCAACTGGCCGTGGCCAACGATGACTTCCCGTTCATGGCATGGCGGGAGACGACCGTCGCGGGCATCGAGGCCAGGGTGTGCCGGATCAGCTTCTCCGGCGAACTCGCCTACGAGGTCAACGTGTCCCCCTGGGAAGCACTCACCCTGTGGCAGGCGCTGCATGAGGCCGGTTCCCCGTACGGCATCACCCCGTACGGCACCGAGACCATGCATGTCCTGCGCGCCGAGAAGGGCTACCCCATCATCGGCCAGGACACCGACGGCACCGTCACGCCGCAGGACCTCGGCATGAACTGGGTGGTGTCGAAGAAGAAGCCCGACTTCATCGGCAAGCGCTCCTACGCCCGTGCCGACAGCGTCCGCGCCGACCGCAAGCACTTGGTCGGCCTTCTCCCCGAGGACCCGGGCACCTTCCTTCCCGAGGGCACCCACCTGGTCGCCGACAGCGAGCTGCCCGCCCCGCCCGTCCCGATGCTCGGCCACGTCACCTCCAGCTACCGCAGTGCCGCCCTCGGCCGGACCTTCGCGCTCGCCCTGATCAAGGGCGGCCGGGACCGCATCGGCGAGCGGCTGTACGCCCCCGTCGGCGACCGGCTGGTCCCGGTGACCGTCGCAAGCCCCGTCCTTTACGACCCCGAGGGAGCCCGTCGCGATGGCTGA